In Bacteroidales bacterium, the genomic stretch ATCTCTGAACGATTCTTCTACCAAAAAATCAAAGATATATACAAAACAAGCATCGATTATAATGCCCATGATGAACAAACAATCCTGTTCTTTAAAGTGGTACAAAACAAATTGCTTTGGGCAATTAGCCAGCAAACGGCAGCCGAACTAATATACCGCCGTATTGATGCTTCGTTACCCTTGCTCGGGATGCAATCGTATGACAAGAAAAATTCTGTAAGCATTAAAAAAACTGATATTAGCGTTGCTAAGAATTACCTGAACGAGAACGAAATAAAACTCTTAGGTTTACTGGTTGAACAATACCTTGCTTTTGCCGAAACAATGGCACAACAGCAAACCCCAATGTACATGAAGGATTGGATTGAACGGCTCGATTCCATTCTACAGCTAAACGGCAGGGAGTTACTCACACACGCCGGAAAAATAAGCCACCAGATGGCTTTAGATAAATCGGAAGTTGAATACGAGAAATACAAAGAAAAACAGAAAGAGATATCAAAAGAATTGAGTTTGAAAGAAATTGAAGAGGATATTAAAAGATTAAAAAGATTATAATAATATAATTGGATATCAATGTCGTTGACTTAAGC encodes the following:
- a CDS encoding virulence RhuM family protein: MNTSEILIYKNNEGDIKIDVRLEDETAWLTQAQMGILFNKDKRTISEHINNIFKEGELNGSSVVRNFRTTATDGKSYDVNYYNLDVIISVGYRVKSQQGTQFRIWATQRLKEYIIKGFTLNDERFKSGSSMNYFSELQERIREIRISERFFYQKIKDIYKTSIDYNAHDEQTILFFKVVQNKLLWAISQQTAAELIYRRIDASLPLLGMQSYDKKNSVSIKKTDISVAKNYLNENEIKLLGLLVEQYLAFAETMAQQQTPMYMKDWIERLDSILQLNGRELLTHAGKISHQMALDKSEVEYEKYKEKQKEISKELSLKEIEEDIKRLKRL